In Polyangiaceae bacterium, the genomic window GCCTTCCGGTAAAGCGCCCCTCGGTGTCCACCTCGAGCTCGGTGCAGACCACGTGATCGATGCCCAGCTCCTCGGCCAAGGGCTCTGCGGCGTAACGCGTGGCGCCGGTGACGATGGCCACCACGTCCCCGGCGTCCCGGTGGCGGCGCACCGCATCGCGACCGGCGTGGGACACGTGGGGCAACACGTAGTCCCGGAACCAGCCGCGGCAGCGCTCGACCATCCAAGCCTCTTCCTTGCCGCGGTACGACTCGAGCGCGCGCTCGGCGACCTTCTCGGCGTCGATGACCCCGAAGGTGTACTTCAGCAGCCACCAGCCGACCCGGAGCGAGTA contains:
- a CDS encoding HAD family hydrolase, coding for MPPRRAALFDMDRTLIRRDSASLYVRYQRDLGEVGRAYSLRVGWWLLKYTFGVIDAEKVAERALESYRGKEEAWMVERCRGWFRDYVLPHVSHAGRDAVRRHRDAGDVVAIVTGATRYAAEPLAEELGIDHVVCTELEVDTEGRFTGRLRQPMCYGAGKITRTERLAESLGFRLSEASFYSDSITDRPLLEEVAEPVVVNPDQRLRRLAKQRGWRVERW